The DNA window ACCTGACGCTGGTGCAGACGGTGCCGGTTACGGGTGCCATCATCGTGACAACTCCGCAGAAGGTGGCGCTGGCCGACGCCGTCAAAGGGCTGGCTATGTTTAAGCAACCGCAGATCAACGTGCCGGTGCTGGGTGTGGTGGAAAACATGTCGTACTTCACTCCCGCCGAACTGCCCGATCATCAGTATTTTATTTTCGGGAAAGGCGGTGGTCAGCAACTGGCCGATCAGTTTGGCGTACCGATGCTGGGGCAGATTCCGCTTGTGCAGAGCATCCGCGAAGCTGGCGACGATGGCCGGCCGGCATTCAGTGCCAGCGAACCAATCGTTGGCGAAGCGTTTCAGTCGGCCGCGCAGGCGCTGGCGCAGCAGGTCGCCATTCGCAACAGTGCTGTTGAACAGACAAAACGTGTAGTGGTTGCGTAAGTAGCCGCTGAATGATAAATTTACGGTAAATCACAGGACACAATGGAGACTGTAGTCAATCAAGACGAACTGATTACGAAAATAGATCGCGCCCTCGACAGCATGCGGCCTTACCTGGCAGCAGACGGCGGGAACGTGAAGGTTTTAGAAGTAACCAACGATGGCACCGTACGGCTGGAACTCATGGGTTCATGCGGCTCCTGCCCCATGTCGGCTATGACGTTCAAAGGCGGGCTGGAAGAAGCTATTCTGAAGGCTGTACCCGAAATCACGAGAGTAGAAGCTGTCAACATCACACCCGCGTTTTAACGGCTCATCCCATGACCGCGAAGGAACTAATCAACATAGACCCTGAGGTGATGGGTGGTACGCCCGTCTTTCGCGGTACGCGCGTACCGGTGCAGTCGCTTATCGATCATATCGAAGGAAACATACCCATCGAAGAATTCCTCGATGACTTCCCATCAGTTTCAAGGGATCAAGCTGTTTCGCTGCTTGAGGTAGCCCTTGCTTCTATCGTGAATGAAGCGAAGGGATGAAGATTCTATTGGATGAAAATGTACCGAAAAAGCTTCGTTTTCGATTAAAATCCAGACTTGGTGTGACTGAGGTTCAGACTGTTCGTGATATGGGCTGGACCGGACGAAAAAACGGGGAACTGCTTGGCTTATTAACGCTTAATGGTTTCAACCTACTGATTACCATTGATAAAAGTCTATACAAACAGCAGAATCTAGATAATTTTTCGGTGACTGTCGTGGTGCTTAACGTCAAGACGACTAGATACGAAGATATCCAACCTATTTTTAACCAGCTTTTCGATACCATTCTCTCCCCTCCGCCGGGCAAAGTGGTTATACTGACACCGCAATAAAAAGCCGTCTGCTCGTTTCAGACGGCTTTTTTTGTTTCTTTGCGCTGGTACAACTGACTGTTTACTCTGTGAAAATTGGTATCTTCTTCGGTGGCCCGGCGCGTGAGCGGGAAGTTTCGTACGCAGGTGGCCGCACCGCCCTGGCAAATCTTGATAAGGGCCTGTTTGAACCTGTCCTCGTGTTTGTCGACGGGCGGGGCCGATTCCGGCTTGTAGAGCCCGACTTTCTGCTGGGCAACTCCCTGCGCGATGTGCTGCCGCAGGATGAAACCGGCTTCTCGGTCTACGACGAATCGCGGCCGGTCGATCGCGTCGACGCAGCAATGCCCGAACTTCGCCCCGAACAGTTTCGTGAGCACTTCGACATGGTCTTTCTGGCGATGCACGGCCCTGACTGCGAAGATGGAGCCATTCAGGGGTTGCTGGAGTGGTACAAGATGCCCTACACGGGTCCGGGACTGGCGGGTTCGGCGGTCGGAATCAACAAGATTTTACAAAACGAGCTGATCGCGCTGGCGAATGGCCAACAGAAAAAGACGGCGACGATCAACCGCGACGCTTACGAACAGACCGACAAAGCGCAGTTTTTTCAATCGCTAACGGCGCATCTGGGTCTGCCAATCGTGATAAAAGCACCCCATCAGGGCTCAAGTATCGGCGTTTCTATCGTGCGCGAAAACGACCTGGCGCAGTTCTGTCGGGCCGTTGAGCAATGCTTTTTTACGACAACTATTCAGCCCGATGGCTGGTCGAAACTCGGTGAGTGGTCGAGTCTATCGGCGGCCGAAAAAGAATCGCTGGCGCAGCAGATGACGAGTCTGGATGCGGGTATCAGCTTTCCAATTGTCATCGAGCAGACGGGCGATCACATCAGCCACCCGGCAGAATTTGCACAGATCCTTGATCAGCTACTTACCGACGGCCTGCCCACGATTACTCTGTCGGCCGTTAATGCAGAGGACGAAGTACTGTTTGAAGAGTTTA is part of the Spirosoma rhododendri genome and encodes:
- a CDS encoding NifU family protein — protein: METVVNQDELITKIDRALDSMRPYLAADGGNVKVLEVTNDGTVRLELMGSCGSCPMSAMTFKGGLEEAILKAVPEITRVEAVNITPAF
- a CDS encoding DUF433 domain-containing protein — its product is MTAKELINIDPEVMGGTPVFRGTRVPVQSLIDHIEGNIPIEEFLDDFPSVSRDQAVSLLEVALASIVNEAKG
- a CDS encoding DUF5615 family PIN-like protein gives rise to the protein MKILLDENVPKKLRFRLKSRLGVTEVQTVRDMGWTGRKNGELLGLLTLNGFNLLITIDKSLYKQQNLDNFSVTVVVLNVKTTRYEDIQPIFNQLFDTILSPPPGKVVILTPQ
- a CDS encoding D-alanine--D-alanine ligase family protein, which encodes MKIGIFFGGPAREREVSYAGGRTALANLDKGLFEPVLVFVDGRGRFRLVEPDFLLGNSLRDVLPQDETGFSVYDESRPVDRVDAAMPELRPEQFREHFDMVFLAMHGPDCEDGAIQGLLEWYKMPYTGPGLAGSAVGINKILQNELIALANGQQKKTATINRDAYEQTDKAQFFQSLTAHLGLPIVIKAPHQGSSIGVSIVRENDLAQFCRAVEQCFFTTTIQPDGWSKLGEWSSLSAAEKESLAQQMTSLDAGISFPIVIEQTGDHISHPAEFAQILDQLLTDGLPTITLSAVNAEDEVLFEEFISGQEFSCGVIQDDDQVAIALPPTEIYNVTSFDFESKYKLSTTKKRIPVETSLENNRKIQLAVSDVFTRLGINVYARIDGFLTPAGDVLLHDPNTIPGMSPSSLIFKQMAEIGLNLTDALTYLIRQSLRERIRTGKDTAHLKRMLADLDQRLADRKQTPLPDQSVVFGPTDDQWVAAKQQYNELAASGTARPQLVYQKSQTESVNVPVYLLFRDTIAELEAGLTQPRHPLLIETAELTAHITERYV